Proteins encoded together in one Lathyrus oleraceus cultivar Zhongwan6 chromosome 5, CAAS_Psat_ZW6_1.0, whole genome shotgun sequence window:
- the LOC127081589 gene encoding uncharacterized protein LOC127081589 gives MSNALQAQQNPPVDAFHDLGKFQMSNSLTFKGRYDLDDWWDNARPRLEVVGAEITWTMFRAAFLEKYFPTDVCSKKEIEFLKMKQGRMIVVEYAMKFEELVKFCPHYHNVVVEESKCVKFESGLRLEIKGISYQEICKFPTLVKKYKIYDENNKAKSAHYKSLSERRGKNQNRGKSYSAPADKGKQKDSDDKKPSE, from the exons ATGTCTAATGCACTGCAAGCTCAGCAGAATCCGCCAGTGGATGCATTTCATGATTTGGGAAAGTTCCAGATGAGTAATTCGCTGACCTTTAAGGGTAGGTATGATCTGGATG ACTGGTGGGATAATGCTCGCCCAAGGTTGGAAGTTGTTGGTGCTGAAATCACTTGGACCATGTTCAGAGCTGCATTCCTGGAGAAGTATTTTCCCACAGATGTGTGTAGCAAGAAGGAGATTGAGTTTCTCAAGATGAAACAAGGAAGAATGATTGTTGTTGAGTATGCCATGAAGTTTGAGGAGCTAGTGAAGTTCTGTCCTCACTACCataatgttgttgttgaagaATCCAAGTGTGTTAAGTTTGAAAGTGGATTGCGTCTAGAGATTAAGGGTATCAGTTACCAAGAGATATGCAAGTTCCCTACTTTGGTGAAGAAGTATAAAATTTATGATGAGAACAACAAGGCTAAATCTGCTCATTACAAAAGTCTTAGTGAGAGGAGAGGAAAGAACCAGAATCGAGGAAAGTCATACAGTGCGCCAGCTGACAAGGGAAAGCAGAAGGATTCTGATGATAAAAAGCCAAGTGAGTGA